The following proteins are encoded in a genomic region of Bernardetia sp. MNP-M8:
- a CDS encoding DUF2721 domain-containing protein has translation MEISLTTPALLFPAISLLLLAYTNRFLAIATLIRNLHEKYENEPNKILIQQIKNLKRRVYLIRNMQFLGVSSLLLCVISMFALFWKQMEVGQWLFGISLVLLMLSLSLSVIEIQISVKALNIQIGNMEKRK, from the coding sequence ATGGAAATCAGTCTCACTACCCCTGCCTTACTTTTTCCTGCTATTTCGTTGCTTTTGTTAGCTTATACCAATCGTTTTTTGGCAATTGCTACACTTATTCGAAATTTACATGAAAAATATGAAAACGAACCAAATAAAATTTTGATACAACAAATTAAGAATCTCAAAAGAAGAGTTTATTTAATTCGCAACATGCAATTTTTGGGAGTTTCTAGTCTGCTTTTGTGTGTAATTTCTATGTTTGCTCTTTTTTGGAAACAAATGGAAGTTGGACAATGGCTTTTTGGAATAAGTTTAGTTTTACTTATGCTTTCACTTTCTCTGTCAGTGATTGAAATACAAATTTCTGTAAAAGCTCTCAATATTCAAATTGGGAATATGGAAAAGAGGAAATAA
- a CDS encoding AAA family ATPase, with protein sequence MILTIKNLGALKEAEIDLNKDLILLCGHNNTGKTYVAYLIYDILHLSLGLKLYMSIQNLLGTSHERNSISLPLVKSAEGKEIIFFAKQLIENKKIEIDISKFTKNLVFNLKNEIAKNIMKEISSENSLNNFFSKEILEKLSFELNYTEEFIKNNLRSSPVDEMIYWDGETRRIKAKKEKNSCKVIFELLEDLSLDEDLSLEFVTMQIYFSILRICLNFSFRSFIFTSEREAIDIFSEELALNNNNFFYKILETNGETKTKLLEFVSSTIINRYPKPIVDGLFTAQDLINLQKEKSEFEFLAIELEKTILEGKISVGQNETLQYQPNFYTENGENVVLEIYQTSSLVKSLASLVFYLRHSAKKNDCIIIEEPELNLYPDNQILVARFLARLVNEGFKVVATTHSDYIIKELSTLLLLADSFKDKDRIMEKYGYTQNQILNKENIGIYYFEKGKETAVNVPITERGIEIESIDQTISDLNERFNTIYYTFLESDEKKEEKRTEKNLKSN encoded by the coding sequence ATGATACTAACAATAAAAAATCTAGGTGCACTCAAAGAAGCAGAAATAGACCTTAACAAAGATCTTATTTTACTCTGTGGACATAATAATACTGGCAAAACATATGTAGCTTATCTAATTTATGATATTTTACACCTAAGCTTAGGTCTTAAACTTTATATGAGTATACAAAATTTGTTGGGTACTTCACATGAAAGAAATAGTATCTCTTTGCCTTTAGTCAAAAGTGCAGAAGGCAAAGAAATTATTTTTTTTGCAAAACAACTTATAGAAAATAAAAAAATAGAAATTGATATTTCAAAATTTACAAAAAATTTAGTTTTCAATTTAAAAAATGAAATAGCTAAAAATATAATGAAGGAAATAAGCTCAGAGAATTCTTTAAATAATTTTTTTAGTAAAGAAATACTCGAAAAACTAAGCTTTGAACTTAATTATACAGAAGAATTTATTAAAAATAATTTAAGAAGTTCACCAGTCGATGAAATGATTTATTGGGATGGAGAAACAAGAAGAATAAAAGCAAAAAAAGAAAAAAACAGTTGCAAAGTGATATTTGAGCTTTTAGAAGACTTATCGTTAGACGAAGATTTATCGTTGGAATTTGTTACAATGCAAATTTATTTCTCTATACTACGTATTTGTTTAAATTTTTCTTTCAGAAGTTTTATTTTTACTTCTGAACGGGAAGCCATAGATATTTTTAGCGAAGAATTAGCACTAAACAATAATAATTTTTTTTATAAAATACTAGAAACTAATGGCGAAACCAAAACAAAATTATTAGAATTTGTAAGTAGCACTATAATAAACCGTTATCCAAAACCAATAGTAGATGGATTATTTACAGCACAAGATTTAATAAATCTGCAAAAGGAAAAAAGTGAATTTGAATTTCTAGCAATTGAGTTAGAAAAAACCATTTTAGAAGGAAAAATAAGTGTTGGGCAGAATGAAACGTTGCAATATCAACCTAATTTTTATACTGAAAATGGAGAAAATGTAGTTTTAGAAATCTATCAGACTTCTTCTCTTGTAAAATCTCTTGCTTCTCTTGTTTTTTATTTACGTCATTCAGCAAAGAAAAATGATTGTATCATTATTGAAGAACCAGAACTAAATTTATACCCAGATAATCAAATTTTGGTAGCTCGCTTTTTGGCTCGTTTGGTCAATGAAGGTTTTAAAGTAGTGGCGACTACACATAGTGATTATATTATTAAAGAATTGAGTACTTTATTATTACTTGCTGATTCTTTCAAAGATAAAGACAGGATAATGGAAAAATATGGATATACTCAAAATCAAATTCTGAATAAAGAAAATATTGGTATTTATTATTTTGAAAAAGGTAAAGAAACGGCAGTTAATGTTCCCATTACAGAACGTGGAATTGAAATAGAATCTATCGACCAAACCATTTCAGATTTGAATGAGCGTTTTAATACTATTTATTATACATTTTTAGAGTCAGACGAAAAAAAAGAGGAGAAAAGAACAGAGAAAAATCTAAAATCTAACTAA
- a CDS encoding WG repeat-containing protein, with the protein MHITVTKSIFKNTLFIFSFLIGLCCINPSLNLAQTTNEDGWETATEEDTAPKIDTIIVERKALLAYGGDSIKIASIEGKLGVLNDTNATIVPFQYEKITFFEGEDSTCTRWEGTLLVQSRGKYGVLDATGKPLTALYEKIEFMPETCQSARGKTKVMLFHDKGKVGLADAYGNVVIRPSYDEIEFIKYYITRYGDTARIERVLKPELITAKKAGKYGLFDLHNNVPLLRSEYNSIDYLQDIKVEEKKKTHSTHILKIKQGTNYGFILLHNQAILAPQYQYLGEFSTEKGKTTGAAENLIALVQKEGKWGWINLEGKEVIKVNYDAAEPFRKDIAFVRKGRNWTAIDRNGKKALEDSYEEIKYLALESEQNAFFKTLIIAKQKGKYGILDIEGKTLLNFEYDKLTFVPEKFGFNVEINGEEKFVNLKRK; encoded by the coding sequence ATGCATATTACTGTAACAAAAAGTATTTTCAAAAACACCTTATTTATATTTTCTTTTTTAATAGGGTTATGTTGTATAAATCCCTCTCTTAATCTTGCACAAACTACAAATGAAGATGGATGGGAAACAGCCACAGAAGAAGATACTGCACCGAAAATAGATACCATTATTGTGGAAAGAAAAGCTCTTTTAGCCTATGGAGGAGACTCTATCAAAATTGCAAGTATTGAAGGAAAATTAGGTGTTCTCAATGATACAAATGCTACTATTGTTCCTTTCCAATATGAAAAAATAACTTTTTTTGAAGGTGAAGATTCTACTTGTACACGTTGGGAAGGAACATTATTAGTGCAAAGTAGAGGAAAATATGGAGTTTTAGATGCAACAGGAAAACCACTTACAGCACTTTACGAAAAAATAGAATTTATGCCTGAAACGTGTCAGAGTGCACGTGGAAAAACAAAGGTGATGTTATTTCATGATAAAGGAAAGGTAGGTTTAGCTGATGCTTATGGAAATGTAGTTATTCGTCCTTCGTATGATGAAATTGAATTCATAAAATATTATATCACACGTTATGGAGACACAGCCAGAATTGAAAGAGTATTAAAACCCGAACTCATTACAGCAAAAAAAGCAGGGAAATACGGACTTTTTGATCTTCATAATAATGTTCCTCTATTGCGTTCAGAGTATAATTCTATTGATTATCTACAAGATATAAAAGTAGAAGAAAAGAAAAAGACACATTCAACTCATATCTTAAAGATAAAACAAGGAACAAATTATGGTTTTATTTTACTACATAATCAAGCTATTTTAGCACCTCAATATCAATATTTAGGGGAGTTTTCTACTGAAAAAGGTAAAACAACAGGAGCAGCAGAAAACCTAATCGCTTTAGTACAAAAAGAAGGAAAATGGGGTTGGATAAATTTGGAAGGTAAAGAAGTCATAAAAGTAAATTATGATGCTGCCGAACCTTTCCGAAAAGATATTGCTTTTGTCAGAAAAGGTAGAAACTGGACAGCTATTGATAGAAATGGAAAAAAAGCTCTTGAAGATTCGTATGAAGAAATAAAATATCTTGCTTTAGAAAGCGAACAAAATGCCTTTTTCAAAACACTTATTATTGCAAAACAAAAAGGTAAATATGGGATTCTAGATATAGAAGGAAAAACACTACTCAATTTTGAATATGATAAACTTACCTTTGTTCCTGAAAAATTTGGCTTTAATGTGGAAATAAATGGAGAAGAAAAATTTGTCAATCTAAAAAGAAAATAG